A stretch of Acidimicrobiales bacterium DNA encodes these proteins:
- a CDS encoding SCO6880 family protein yields MTTTSVREPRRFRLSPVDRTGWMFGLGLVQLLVIAVGVTLGAVAMVLVSPLAGVLVLAVAAGLGAARVGGESVVGQLPLGAQWLKTRTRPPATWFEPVPLLGGDGDVSLPPPFEDLDVLIVDVAHLSLGPPGTRAVVTHDTRAETVAATLRVTGRQFSLVEPIEQEWLVDAWGRSIGAFVSERNPVVSVRWAQWAAPAGLDEHRTWLAEQMAADPLDDVRAAYERLLREAGSHTTRHEVLVTVTLAVGKVRKKRDETDRLHAAVEALLTELRLFGHRLEGSGLTVSGVLSPSEWARAMRLRLDPSQRMVLDTRSRSLGETAGATSPSNAMPSATTSTWSAWQTDGVWHRALRVTEWPRLDVDAAWLSDLMLYAGCVRTMAVVLEPLSRSRSQRTVVRDSAKIESDAMHRAEKGFRVGAHHRRARQAVEEREEELVSGWGEFVYVGILVVTASTLEDLDDAVAELTQITGSLGMETKPLHGRHDLAMVVTLPVARGVVPKEWL; encoded by the coding sequence ATGACCACGACGTCGGTTCGCGAACCCCGCCGGTTTCGGCTGTCGCCGGTCGATCGCACCGGATGGATGTTCGGGCTCGGTCTGGTGCAACTGCTCGTTATCGCCGTCGGCGTGACACTGGGTGCGGTAGCGATGGTGCTCGTCTCGCCGCTGGCCGGAGTGCTGGTGCTGGCGGTCGCAGCGGGTCTTGGAGCAGCCCGAGTCGGCGGCGAGTCAGTCGTCGGCCAGCTCCCGCTCGGCGCGCAGTGGCTCAAGACGAGGACACGACCACCTGCCACCTGGTTCGAGCCGGTTCCCCTGTTGGGAGGCGATGGCGACGTGTCGCTTCCCCCACCGTTTGAGGATCTCGACGTCCTGATCGTTGACGTAGCCCACCTCAGCCTGGGGCCGCCCGGGACGCGGGCGGTGGTCACTCACGACACTCGGGCCGAGACGGTCGCCGCCACGCTGCGGGTGACGGGCCGGCAGTTCAGCCTCGTCGAGCCGATCGAGCAGGAGTGGCTCGTCGATGCTTGGGGCCGGTCGATCGGTGCGTTCGTGTCCGAACGCAACCCCGTGGTCAGCGTGCGCTGGGCGCAATGGGCCGCGCCGGCCGGGCTCGATGAGCACCGGACGTGGCTGGCCGAACAGATGGCCGCCGACCCGCTCGACGACGTGCGAGCCGCCTACGAACGACTGCTCCGAGAAGCCGGCTCGCACACCACGCGTCACGAAGTGCTCGTGACGGTGACCCTCGCCGTGGGCAAGGTGCGCAAGAAGCGGGACGAGACGGACCGACTCCACGCCGCCGTCGAGGCTCTCCTCACCGAACTGCGCCTCTTCGGGCACCGCCTCGAAGGCAGCGGGCTGACCGTCTCCGGAGTGCTGTCACCGTCGGAGTGGGCCCGGGCGATGCGACTCCGACTGGATCCTTCGCAGCGGATGGTGCTCGACACCCGATCCCGAAGCCTCGGCGAGACCGCAGGAGCGACAAGTCCCAGCAACGCGATGCCCTCGGCCACCACGAGCACCTGGTCTGCGTGGCAGACCGATGGCGTCTGGCATCGAGCGTTGCGGGTTACCGAATGGCCCCGCCTCGACGTCGACGCCGCGTGGTTGTCCGACCTCATGCTTTACGCCGGTTGTGTTCGGACCATGGCCGTCGTTCTCGAACCGCTCTCGCGGTCGAGAAGCCAGCGGACCGTCGTCCGCGACTCCGCCAAGATCGAATCCGATGCCATGCACCGAGCCGAGAAGGGGTTCCGGGTCGGCGCCCACCATCGGCGAGCACGCCAGGCCGTCGAGGAGCGAGAAGAGGAGCTCGTCAGCGGCTGGGGCGAATTCGTCTACGTCGGCATCCTGGTCGTCACCGCATCAACCCTGGAGGACCTCGACGACGCCGTTGCCGAGCTGACCCAGATCACTGGGTCACTCGGCATGGAAACCAAGCCGCTCCACGGCCGCCACGACCTGGCGATGGTCGTCACCTTGCCCGTTGCCCGAGGCGTCGTCCCGAAGGAGTGGCTGTGA